The stretch of DNA AATATTTACTTAACTAAATACTAATATTACAAAGAATAATATCTAgcatattctaaatattattCTTTCATGAAGGCTGTCCATAGAGTTTATTTAAGAGCCTATCATGGCGCAAATGGTATAGTAAAGCTGTATTTGCATTTATACACGATTATAGATAACCATAAATTTGTACAAGTAGCCTTAGTTATATCAGATAAGTACCGTAGAAGATTAAGAAGAACCAAAGGAAAGAGAACATTGATTTCAATGCTATGCATTTATAGTCAAAAGTCAGATCTAACAGACTATGTCACACTTACCAATTTGCCAAAATAGGCTTAGATTAAGGTGTATACCAAATTGCCAATGAAACGAGATCCATTCTTATTCTTAGTTAAGAAGGAGATGCATTGGAAGTTACCTGCCATTTGGCAATCGACGCACTGATGCATCTGGCTGTTTTTCATTTTAAATATCTGATTGATTGATATCACATAAGACTTACCATGATCAAGTGCTCAGTGCTGCATCCATTTGTCACGTTTTTGCATTTATGCTTTTTTCAGTTTTTGCTTACAACAACATTGCCCAACTGCCTCAAAAGGCTGTCACCTATGCTGAGGTAAAGGGTCAAATATATGCAATCTTGCTCCTGTTGGAAGACAACAAAGTTGCTTATGTATGACCAATAGTTACTTTTTGGTGTAAAGGTAGCCACTAGGACACTTTGATGCTAATTATTTCGAAATCGTATCACCAGCCctcaatatttttttttctagTTAAGCTAACATTTTCTTGAGCAATACTGAATAGAGCGGGAGGATTGCATATTTGCATGTACCAAATACCAATTGATACCGACGAGGTCAATAGGCGAATACCTCTTCCTTTTGTATTGTACTAGCCTTGTGCCTCCTCTTACACCAacggaataaaaaaaaaaaaaaaaaaaaaaaaaaaagtactaaCTGATGCTTCAGAATTCATTGTTTTGACAAGCTCATATGACAGGCACCTTTTGGCTACACAAGGAAAGATGTGATATTAATTGGGGTAGGAGTAACTGTTTTTGGAGTCGGCTTGAAGAGTGGATTGGAGGTAACACTAGCTATTGAGCTACCCCTTTCACATGGCCTGTTTCCTTTGGTGTATATGACTTAGCATTTGTTTACTGTGGTATTTGGACAGTTTGTTGGAGTTGATCCCTTACAAGCAGGAAATGTAGTTCAGCTAGTGATAGTGCTAGGCATGACAGTTGGATGGATATCAACATATATGTTCAGGGTTGCAAGCAAAGACATGACATATGCTCAGCAGTTGCGGGACTATGAGAGCAAAGTGATGGAGGTAAGCGTATTGTGTTTATCTGCCTTTGAACTGCCATTTATGTCCTTGAAACAGTAGTTTTTACCTTATCTTGTGTTCCTGGTTTTCTGATTGGGTGGTCGGTACAGTTCCGGTCAAGATTGGGATTGGGGATTGTGTAATTCTGTTCAATTTATATCATTCATCTTCGTAGAGTAACTGCAGAAAAGTTTGGGTACCGGAAAATGCATTGAAGCAAAGTATCCTATTGTACAAAGTTCATAAAAAACGGATAAATAGAGATAACTATTACTCGTAGGACTTGGTGCAAcctaattaatttttattaattCTGATAATGCCTTACAATGTTGAAGGGTACATTTTGTTATGGAGAAAAGGTAAATTTCTGCTCTCCATTATTCTTTGACTTAGGAATGATAAGGATTAAATGAAAATGGCTCATTAGATTATGAGCGCTTTCATTAATGTGATTTTATGAAGTTGCTGTAGCTGTTAGGTACTTAGGTAATGATGTTGTTACTGGATGCAACTTGGTCGGTAGAGTTAGAGACATAAGCCTTCAACTTCAATACTTCAGTTTCACAGCTTTAGCTTTCATttttaaaattgtaattttaaactCTACATGAAGCAATGCGTCTAAGTTTCCGTGCATTGTGATCAACAGGCTATCAAGAGGTTTGGACTTTGGATTTTCTAACCCTCACATTTTTGAAAGATGTAGGACAACTCTGCTTTGAAAAAGTTGTCCGACTAAATTCTGAGATGCTCGTGTCCATTAAATGATTCAATATGACCAGACCAGCTGACGTGCACTTGCAACCAATAATCACCTCTTCGTCATGTTTCTTCATCACTTTATTTTTGACACTATATCGTACTCAACACAACACGACACAATAATATGACACTTCATTTTAGGTCAAAAACACCTATGTTTGATGGCAAAATAGGTCATTCGTTTGGGTCAAATCAGGTACTTTCTCAAGTTTGGGTACGTTTTGGGTGTAATTATGGGGGACATTTCTAGAACATTGAAATTTGGTTCTCATCCGTTGGGTCATATTCTATTAGATCAAGTAAATTTTGTTGGATCGACTGGCAGCTGAGTAGGAATGACATAACTGCTTTCTAGACTTGAATTGCAATTCAACTGATTGAATGATGAAGTATAATTCTAATTTATCATCCTCGGCAACGTTCAGAAACGGTTGGAGGGCCTTACTGAAGCAGAGCTGCAAGTATTACTTGAGCAAGTCGAGGAAGAGAAAAGGTTGGCGAACAGTGAGCAGGTTAATTAATTGCTTGAAAAACTCGGATCTACTTTGGAGGTCTTATACTACCAACATTTTGTATATACTTGCATGGTACACGACATCATTGCCAACTGTGTGATCAGGAAATCTTGCCTATGACACTAAAAAATCTGGGTGAGAACCACCTCAAACTACGGTAGTGGTAGCCTTCAAACACTCTGTAAAGTAGTTGGGAAGTGGTGTTGCGGCCCATATATGTTACTGTATAATGTTTAATGGCATCTAATAggaaactagttttgtgacccgtgcaatgcacggatTTTATCAAGACGCTTCCCTAAAATTTTGTTCTGATACAAAAATTTAATGAAAGAGGAGGAAAATGGAGACCAATTTTTTTTCAACtataaataaaagattttaagATAAAATGTAAAATAATTGACAGATGTTGTGAAATAATCCATGTTATGGTAAGATTTAAAATAGGGAAGAATTTAGTTTGAGAAGTGGGTAGTTAATACAGTGTATAATCTTTATTAAAACTTATTCATGCATATGTTTGTTCAAAGTGGGTTGCGAAGTCGAAATGTACTTTTTTGTTAGTAAGTCGACGTGTACTAAATGTGATGACATTATAAACAAAGAAGGAACACATAGTTTTATTTATGTGGAAATTCTTATGTTAatgacaaagtatgcaaacttaaattcATTTTGGTGGACTATCTTGTAAATTTGAGCTGTATTACAGTTATAATCTACATAACATTATAAACATGATGATGCAACTTGTTGCCTCAAGTCATAtgcataatcatttttcattgtatttaattattttgtaggGTAACAATCGAATATTCTCCATCACTTTTCAAACCAAACAATTGTTGTGACTAATCACATATTGCAAATCTGTCGGAATTTTGAAATAGGACGAATTTGTCTTAGCAATGTAAATCAAACTACTTAATGAATGCACAACCTCTTCCATATTGGCTTGTTCAATTAAACAATTTATATGTACTACCTGAATGTCAACAAAAAAATACATGTAAGCAAATTAATCACCTTATAAGCAGATTACAAATACTAATCACGTGATTTAGAGATTAACAAGGAAGAAACCAGAGTTGGTTATTTGACTTCATAACTATGAAGTTGAACTTTTTCATTTTACGCATAACTTAAATATTAGTTTTTTAAATTTGTAACTTTATACTATGAAAACTATGAACAATCAAGAGAAATCAACATTCAAATAAACTAAAAAGTTTAAACTTTAGTAGTAATGTAGCGCCTTTGAGATACAAAATTTATATGAAATTAAACCATTGATTTTCAAATCACAATAAAACGGAGGCGGATGGAGTGTTTGTCTTCAATGTACATTGCATATGACCCATGGAAAATTAAGGATGCGTGATATAAAATGTGTGTGACTTTAGAGAGTTACAATATTGATTTTG from Silene latifolia isolate original U9 population chromosome 10, ASM4854445v1, whole genome shotgun sequence encodes:
- the LOC141605761 gene encoding uncharacterized protein LOC141605761, with product MISGVAYLGNNFDCSASVLSLRTPSLPFSPPLSLVGGNCSKVWNKKETWGLRKLSNNQLLRKGVSIPKCSGSSSSGDTAAEGSSTQPKAPFGYTRKDVILIGVGVTVFGVGLKSGLEFVGVDPLQAGNVVQLVIVLGMTVGWISTYMFRVASKDMTYAQQLRDYESKVMEKRLEGLTEAELQVLLEQVEEEKRLANSEQVN